A portion of the Rhizoctonia solani chromosome 6, complete sequence genome contains these proteins:
- a CDS encoding Retrotransposable element Tf2 protein: MELNWNDAALCSQFACGLHWEVQRQVATRERQPCTLGELQDAALIIDNALHEEHTSHPQQGNKSGKSLSTPNWGGSTGQQATKTGPLSSNPNYKASVKCSKVGHKYAKCQTRWKATPKEDKGKAKESTKIGKESKYQSGKNLPVPYTITMLDGSCPQAGKIWKKTNLTFSFDGKKITETFLICNTGSHAAILGLKWLDAYNPEIDWNMHTLSFSHTPPEQVTIAEEEEANKDPLKRVPPEYHQYAKVFGEEELNKLPPHWHYNIEIELTEDGPLSSPLDKLKAGKIQPSKSSISSPMMFVPKKDGSCCLVVDYCCLNNQTKNNVYPLPHPDNLMAQLCVKEGNRWKTKFWTKYGLYKSLVMTFELTNAPAVFQHFMNKLFKDLLDVCVIIYLDDILIYSKEEASHTKHIHEVLWHLMANQLFCKASNCFSLDKLKIQAVQDWPLPTKAKEVQSFLH, translated from the exons ATGGAACTCAATTGGAATGATGCTGCACTCTGCAGCCAATTTGCTTGTGGacttcactgggaggtccaaagACAAGTTGCCACAAGGGAAAGGCAACCATGTACCCTGGGGGAGCTGCAAGATGCTgccctcatcattgacaatgcCCTCCATGAGGAACATACCAGCCACCCAcaacagggtaataagtctggcaaATCCTTATCCACCCCCAATTGGGGGGGAAGTACTGGtcaacaggccaccaaaactggtcccctctcctccaatcccaactaT AAGGCCTCTGTCAAATGCAGCAAAGTAGGCCACAAGTATGCCAAATGCCAGACCagatggaaggccacccctaaggaggataaggggaaggctaaAGAATccaccaagattggcaaagaatccaagtaccaatcaggaaaga ATCTCCCTGTACCCTACACCATaaccatgcttgatgggtcatgcccccaggctggcaaaatttggaagaagacaaaccttaccttctcctttgatggcaagaaaataACAGAAACCTTCCTCATTTGCAATACTGGTTCCCATGCTgctatcttgggattgaaatggctggATGCCTacaacccagaaattgattggaacatgcACACACTTTCCTTTTCACATACACCCCCAGAACAGGTAACCATtgctgaagaagaggaagccaaCAAAGACCCACTGAAGAGAGTACCCCCTgagtaccaccaatatgccaaggtatttggggaagaagagctcaacaagcttccccctcactggcattacaacattgagATAGAACTCACAGAAGATGGCCCACTCAGCTCCCCCTT ggacaagctcaaggcagGGAAGATACAGCCTAGTAAATCCTCTATCAGTTCCCCcatgatgtttgtacccaaaaaggatggttcctgttgcttggttgttgattactGCTGCCTTAATAACCAGACTAAGAATAATGTCTACCCCCTGCCACACCCTGACAATCtgatggcccagctctgtg TCAAGGAGGGCAACAGATGGAAGACAAAATTCTGGACCAAGTATGGTCTTTACAAGTCCCTAGTCATGACCTTTGAATtgaccaatgcccctgctgtgtttcaacattttatgaacaaacTATTTAAAGACCTCCTGGATGTAtgtgtcatcatctaccttgatgacatcttaATCTattccaaggaggaggcatCCCACACCAAACACATTCATGAAGTCTTGTGGCACTTAATGGCAAACCAAttattctgcaaggcatcaaaCT